A single region of the Hirundo rustica isolate bHirRus1 chromosome 31, bHirRus1.pri.v3, whole genome shotgun sequence genome encodes:
- the LOC131378722 gene encoding uncharacterized protein LOC131378722 — MIRELESQGVVSKTHSPFNSPIWPVRKSDGEWRLTVDYRALNEVTPPLSAAVPDMLELQYELESKAAKWYATIDIANAFFSIPLAAECRPQFAFTWRGVQYTWNRLPQGWKHSPTICHGLIQAALEKSEALEHLQYIDDIIVWGNTAMEVFEKGEKIIQILLKPGFAIKKSKVKGPAQEIQFLGVKWHDGRRQIPTEVINKITAMRPPTNKQETQAFLGAIGFWRMHIPEYSQIVSPLYLVTRKKNDFHWGPEQQQAFAQIKQEIAHAVALGPVRTGPDVKNVLYSAAGNNGLSWSLWQKVPEETRGRPLGFRSRSYRGSETNYTPTEKEILATCEGVQAASEVIGTEAQLLLAPRLPVLGWMFKAEVPSTHHATNATWSKWIALITQRARIGNPNRPEILEIITNWPEGENFGLMDEEEQEQVTCAEEAPPYNQLPAEETRYALFTDGSCHNVGMKRKWKAAIWSPTGQAAQATEGEGGSSQLAELKAVQLALDIAEREKWPKLYLYIDSWMVANALCGWLEKWKKANWQRRGKPIWAADEWKDIATRVEKLPVKVRHVDAHVPKSRANEEHQNNKQVDQAAKIEVSKIDLDWQHKGELFLARWAHDASGHQGRDATCKWARDRGVDLTMDSISQVIHDCETCAAIKQAKRVKPLWYGGRWSKYKYREAWQIDYITLPQTRQGKRYVLTMVEATTGWLETYPVPHATAHNTILGLEKQVLWRHGTPERIESDNGTHFKNSLINDWAREHGIEWVYHIPYHAPASGKIERYNGLLKTTLKALGGGSFKNWEQHLAKATWLVNTRGSTNRAGPAQSESLHTADGEKVPVVHVRGLLGKSVWINSASSTEDPIRGIVFAQGPGCTWWVTQKDGTTQCVPQRDLIVG, encoded by the coding sequence atgatccgtgagctggagagccaaggggtggtcagcaaaacccactcacccttcaacagccccatctggcctgtgcgtaaatctgacggagaatggagattgactgtggactatcgtgccttgaacgaagtgactccaccattgagcgctgctgtgccagacatgctggaactccagtacgagctggagtccaaggcagcaaaatggtatgccacaattgacattgctaatgcatttttctccattcctctggctgcagaatgcaggcctcagtttgctttcacctggaggggtgtgcagtacacctggaaccgactgccccaggggtggaaacacagccccaccatctgccatggactgatccaggctgcgCTGGAAAAGAGTGAGGCTCTGGAacacctacagtatatcgatgacatcattgtgtgggggaacacagcaatggaagtgtttgagaaaggagagaagatcatccagattctcctgaagcctggctttgctatcaagaagagcaaagttaagggacctgctcaagagatccagtttctgggagtaaagtggcacgacggaaggcgtcagattcccactgaagtcatcaacaagatcacagcaatgcgtccaccaaccaacaaacaggagacacaagctttcctggGTGCCATAGGgttctggaggatgcacattcctgagtacagccagattgtgagccctctctacctggtcacccgcaagaagaatgatttccactggggccctgaacagcaacaagcctttgcccagatcaagcaggagatcgctcatgcagtggcccttggcccagtcaggacgggaccagatgtgaagaacgtgctctactcagcagccgggaacaatggcctgtcctggagcctttggcagaaggtgcctgagGAGACTCGGGGCCGCCCACTGGGATTCcggagccgaagctacagagggtctgaaacCAAttacactcccacagagaaggaaatcttggccacctgtgaaggagttcaagctgcctcagaggtgattggcacagaagcacaactcctgctggcacctcgactaccggtgctgggatggatgttcaaagcagaagttccctctacccaccatgcaACCAAtgccacgtggagcaaatggattgccctcatcactcagcgcgcccgcattggaaacccaaatcgccctgagattttggaaataattaccaactggccggaaggtgaaaactttggtctcatggatgaagaggagcaggaacaagtgacatgtgctgaagaagctccaccatacaaccaactgccagcagaagaaacacgctatgctcttttcactgacggttcctgccacAATGTTGGGATGaaacgaaagtggaaagcagccataTGGAGCCCCACAGGACAGgctgcacaagccactgaaggagaaggtgggtcaagccaacttgctgagctcaaagctgttcaactggccctggacattgctgaaagagagaagtggccaaagctctacctctacattgattcgtggatggtggccaatgctctgtgcggatggctggagaagtggaaaaaggccaactggcagcgtaggggaaagccaatctgggctgcagatgagtggaaggacattgccactcgggtagagaagctacctgtaaaagtccgccatgtagatgcccatgtccccaagagtcgagctaatgaggagcaccaaaacaacaagcaggtagatcaagctgcaaagatagaggtgtcaaagatagacttagattggcaacacaagggagagttgttcctagctcgatgggcccatgatgcctcaggccatcagggcagagatgccacctgtaagtgggcacgagaccgaggggtggatctaaccatggacagtatttctcaggttatccatgactgtgagacgtgtgctgccatcaagcaggccaagcgggtgaagcccctgtggtatggcgggcgatggtccaagtacAAGTacagggaagcctggcagattgactacatcacccttccccaaacccgccaaggcaagcgctatgtgctgaccatggtggaagccaccacaggatggctggagacctaccctgtgccccacgctaCAGCCcataacaccattctaggccttgaaaaacaagttctttggagacatggtacccctgagaggattgagtcagacaatgggactcatttcaagaacagcctcatcaatgactgggctagagaacatggcattgagtgggtgtaccatatcccctatcatgcaccagcttcagggaaaatagaaagatacaatggactgctaaaaaccaccctgaaagcactgggtgggggatcattcaaaaactgggagcagcatctagcaaaggccacctggttagttaacacccgaggttctaccaacagagcaggccctgcccaatctgagtccctacatacagcagatggagagaaagtcccagtagtacatgtaagaggtttgttagggaagtcagtttggatcaattctgcttcaagtacagaggatcccatccgtgggattgtctttgctcagggaccaggctgcacatggtgggtgacgcagaaagatggaacaacacaaTGTGTACCGCAGAGAGATCTGATTGTCgggtga
- the LOC120764528 gene encoding uncharacterized protein LOC120764528 has translation MIGQLAAAVCSVYGIAYSGYYLTHLALELVVDGKGKKVLKDRSRAVPHASLFPQSTEATALSALAPSAPGEEAKEEPKEGNYCLIPAVVTAQLEYSKPGSVQHLVEQQDVEHSGDVSPAVTPTSAGAESGAHESLSPSADEPLFLNAAEHMHTEVVKEAVLVARRPLEEPEDPCEQKQSGDEEMGAKARAAEAESPAYVPHSPRADGLVLLDTAQSMAASAEGTESPGHTVHSQTADAPLFLDHRDFLQTEGLKRAVLMVQEPLE, from the exons aTGATTGGGCAACTCgctgctgcagtttgctctgtcTATGGCATTGCTTATTCCGGCTATTACCTGACTCACCTGGCTC TCGAGCTGGTTGTagatgggaaaggaaagaaggttCTAAAGGATAGGTCGAGGGCTGTCCCTCATGCTTCTCTCTTTCCACAGAGCACAGAAGCAACAGCActctctgccctggctccctctgctcctggagaagaggccaaAGAGGAGCCAAAGGAGGGAAATTACTGCCTGATTCCAGCTGtggtcacagcacagctggaataTTCCAAGCCA GGATCCGTCCAGCACCTTGTGGAACAGCAGGACGTGGAACACAGTGGGGATGTGTCACCAGCAGTGACACCCACTTCAGCAGGGGCAGAGAGTGGTGCACACGAGAGCCTCAGCCCCTCAGCTGATGAGCCGCTCTTCTTGAATGCAGCTGAGCACATGCACACTGAGGTGGTTAAGGAGGCCGTGCTTGTGGCCCGGAGACCCTTGGAGGAGCCAGAAGATCCCTGCGAGCAGAAACAAAGTGGAGATGAAGAGATGGGAGCaaaagccagagcagcagaggcagagagcCCTGCCTAtgtcccacacagccccagagccgATGGCCTGGTTCTCCTGGACACAGCCCAGTCCATGGCAGCCTCAGCAGAAGGGACAGAGAGCCCAGGACATACTGTGCACAGTCAAACTGCTGACGCTCCGCTATTCCTGGACCACAGGGACTTCCTCCAGACTGAGGGGCTTAAGAGGGCTGTGCTGATGGTCCAGGAACCATTGGAATAG